A region from the Nematostella vectensis chromosome 13, jaNemVect1.1, whole genome shotgun sequence genome encodes:
- the LOC125558996 gene encoding uncharacterized protein LOC125558996 has protein sequence MCTKKTLHYCRDRKNRRDQQDREYEEGLRRDQERDLQHLVGAEGEGNIRVRLRGRDTTFQRRFTASDTNELLYQVAIANLRERNITIRNASGRIIERNDDPIDVVDATTLMVFHDLGILGARMDEKKGINGIILSISNFVYHGGAR, from the exons AtgtgtacaaaaaaaacattgcattatTGCAGAGACAGAAAAAATAGACGTGACCAGCAAGACAGAGAGTACGAAGAAGGGTTAAGAAGAGATCAAGAGAGG GACCTACAACACCTCGTCGGTGCTGAAGGCGAAGGCAACATTAGAGTCCGTCTCCGTGGAAGGGACACAACCTTCCAAAGACGTTTCACTGCTTCCGATACAAACGAG CTCTTGTATCAAGTGGCCATTGCCAACCTGCGCGAGAGGAATATCACTATCCGAAATGCCAGTGGAAGAATCATTGAAAGAAATGACGATCCTATTGACGTTGTAGACGCAACGACACTAATGGTCTTTCATGACTTGGGTATACTAGGAGCAAGAATGGAtgagaaaaaaggaataaatggaATCATTTTATCaatttccaactttgtttaccatggtggcgcgaggtaa
- the LOC125559099 gene encoding uncharacterized protein LOC125559099 — protein sequence MTWGGHYQATFSDLCLVVLCPTLAGDPEVRATIDLSNVTQDRIQAAVAEAEARLALTTESIDRQNRRDQQDREYEEGLRRDQERVSSSWTSILEDPGRHGDRHTGSSFFSRAPICKE from the exons ATGACTTGG GGCGGACACTACCAGGCCACCTTTTCCGACCTTTGTTTGGTAGTGTTGTGCCCAACCCTTGCTGGAGACCCAGAAGTAAGGGCCACTATTGACTTAAGCAATG ttaccCAGGATCGCATACAAGCTGCTGTAGCAGAGGCTGAGGCGAGACTGGCCCTTACAACCGAATCAAT AGACAGACAAAATAGACGTGACCAGCAAGACAGAGAGTACGAAGAAGGGTTAAGAAGGGATCAAGAGAGGGTAAGCAGTTCATGGACAAGCATCCTCGAGGACCCTGGACGTCACGGAGACCGACACACAGGGAGCTCTtttttctcgcgcgctccTATTTGCAAAGAATGA